Proteins from a genomic interval of Medicago truncatula cultivar Jemalong A17 chromosome 3, MtrunA17r5.0-ANR, whole genome shotgun sequence:
- the LOC25489749 gene encoding probable indole-3-pyruvate monooxygenase YUCCA10, which produces MEVEIPVVIVGAGPGGLATSACLNKHSISNIILEKDDCHASLWRKRAYDRLKLHLGKDFCNLPHMPFPSDFPTFVPRVDFLRYLDDYVTQMKICIQYNRYVNDASFDVTDGKWRVCVHDTTLNVNEIYVADYLIVATGENCDPYIPMINGLESFEGEYLHCSKYLNGRLWYDKNVLVVGSGNSGMEIAYDVSTWGANTSMVIRSPVHYLTKEMVYIGMSLLKYISIEKIDKLMVFMSKMVNGDMSKYGLVRPKDGPFAMKKKGGRTPTIDVGCVKQIKKGKVKVYPAISSIKKGKIIEFADGKRGQFDVIVFATGYRSSVQKWLKDYKELFNENGMPKARFPDHWKGENGIYCAGFSQNGLQGIHFDALKIANDISFTVNAMKHHDAEANAEIKLLDE; this is translated from the exons ATGGAAGTTGAAATTCCTGTTGTGATTGTAGGTGCTGGGCCTGGTGGCCTAGCAACCTCAGCATGTCTTAACAAACATTCAATCTCAAACATTATCTTAGAGAAAGATGATTGTCATGCATCTCTTTGGAGGAAAAGAGCCTATGACCGTTTGAAACTTCACTTGGGCAAAGATTTTTGTAACCTACCTCACATGCCTTTCCCATCTGATTTCCCAACCTTTGTCCCTAGGGTTGATTTCCTTCGTTATTTGGACGATTATGTGACTCAAATGAAGATATGCATCCAGTACAACCGGTATGTCAATGATGCTTCTTTTGATGTCACTGATGGGAAATGGAGGGTTTGTGTGCATGATACTACATTGAATGTTAATGAGATTTATGTTGCTGATTATCTAATTGTTGCAACTGGAGAAAACTGTGATCCTTACATTCCCATGATAAATGGGCTTGAAAGCTTTGAAGGTGAATATCTTCATTGCAGCAAATATCTGAATGGAAGGCTGTGGTATGATAAAAATGTCTTGGTTGTTGGTAGTGGAAATTCTGGCATGGAGATTGCTTATGATGTCTCTACTTGGGGTGCAAATACCTCCATGGTTATAAGAAGTCCC GTACATTATCTTACAAAGGAAATGGTGTACATTGGAATGTCTTTGCTGAAATACATAAGTATTGAAAAGATCGACAAGCTTATGGTGTTTATGAGCAAAATGGTGAATGGAGATATGTCTAAGTACGGCTTGGTCAGACCAAAGGATGGACCCTTTGCCATGAAAAAGAAGGGTGGCCGTACGCCTACCATTGATGTTGGCTGCGTCAAACAGATCAAGAAAGGCAAAGTTAAG GTGTACCCCGCTATTTCAAGCATAAAAAAGGGTAAGATCATTGAGTTTGCTGATGGAAAAAGGGGTCAATTTGACGTCATAGTCTTTGCTACTGGATACAGAAGCAGCGTTCAGAAGTGGCTTAAG GATTACAAAGAGCTGTTCAATGAGAATGGAATGCCTAAAGCACGTTTTCCAGATCACTGGAAAGGAGAAAATGGAATCTATTGTGCTGGATTCTCACAAAATGGATTACAAGGCATTCATTTTGATGCTCTGAAAATTGCAAATGATATCAGTTTCACTGTTAATGCAATGAAGCATCATGATGCTGAGGCCAATGCTGAAATCAAGTTATTGGATGAATGA
- the LOC25489753 gene encoding basic blue protein: MSKGRGSAAMNMVIVISLLCLMVLAKSTNAETYTVGGPKGWTFGIKKWPNGKSFVAGDVLDFGYNPKMHNVVLVDQTGYDKCKTPEGSKVFRTGSDQIELVKGDNYFICNLPGHCQSGMKIYINAA; this comes from the exons ATGTCTAAGGGAAGAGGCAGTGCAGCTATGAACATGGTCATTGTGATTTCACTGCTGTGCCTTATGGTTCTGGCAAAAAGTACTAACGCAGAAACTTACACCGTTGGAGGACCTAAGGGATGGACCTTCGGCATTAAGAAGTGGCCTAATGGAAAATCGTTTGTTGCTGGTGATGTGCTTG ATTTTGGCTATAATCCAAAGATGCACAATGTGGTTTTGGTGGACCAAACTGGATACGACAAATGCAAGACACCAGAAGGTTCTAAAGTGTTCAGAACAGGGAGTGACCAAATCGAGCTAGTAAAGGGAGACAACTACTTCATATGCAACCTTCCAGGTCACTGCCAATCTGGGATGAAGATTTACATCAATGCAGCTTAG
- the LOC25489755 gene encoding stearoyl-[acyl-carrier-protein] 9-desaturase 6, chloroplastic, which translates to MVISICTQGLPLARIPIQCYLNSSSKITLRSQKTHSMPPEKIEVFKSLEKWALQSVLPLIKPVEESWRPHDLLPDSTLSSDEFIDQVKALRDRTNELSDDYLVALAGSMITEEALPTYQTWINKLDGVRDESGSSLSPWAIWSRSWTAEENRHGYLLKTYLYLSGRVDMHMIEKTIHYLIGAGMDWATENNPYMGFVYTSFQERATFVSHCNLARLAKERGDLILARICGTIAADEKRHENAYVRIVEKLLEVDPTETMMAISNMMCNKITMPAHLMHDGQDPYLFDHFSVVAQRIGMYTTNEYADILEFLVGRWKLEKLDGLTSEGQRAQEFVCELAPRIRRIQARVDERTSKINHKFTWIFNKEVSL; encoded by the exons ATGGTGATATCAATATGTACCCAAGGACTGCCACTTGCAAGGATCCCAATACAGTGCTACCTAAACTCCTCATCCAAAATAACCTTAAGATCCCAAAAGACACACTCAATGCCACCAGAGAAAATAGAAGTGTTCAAGTCACTAGAGAAATGGGCATTGCAAAGTGTTCTGCCACTAATCAAACCAGTTGAGGAGAGCTGGCGACCCCATGACTTATTGCCAGACTCAACACTGTCGTCAGATGAGTTCATCGATCAAGTGAAGGCCTTAAGGGATCGAACAAACGAGCTTTCAGACGATTATCTCGTGGCTTTGGCGGGTAGCATGATCACTGAGGAAGCATTACCTACATACCAAACATGGATAAACAAGTTGGATGGGGTTAGGGATGAAAGTGGTTCAAGTCTCTCACCATGGGCTATATGGTCACGTTCTTGGACCGCTGAAGAGAATAGACATGGATATTTACTCAAAACTTATCTCTATCTCTCTGGTCGAGTTGATATGCACATGATTGAGAAGACCATTCATTATTTGATTGGAGCTGGCATG GATTGGGCTACTGAAAACAACCCATACATGGGCTTTGTGTACACATCCTTCCAAGAGCGCGCCACATTTGTGTCACACTGCAACCTAGCTAGGTTGGCTAAAGAGAGAGGTGATCTGATACTTGCACGCATATGTGGAACCATTGCCGCAGATGAAAAGCGCCATGAAAACGCATATGTGAGAATTGTGGAAAAGCTTCTAGAAGTGGACCCCACAGAGACTATGATGGCCATATCAAATATGATGTGTAACAAGATTACGATGCCCGCACACTTGATGCATGATGGACAAGATCCATACCTCTTCGATCATTTTTCAGTTGTGGCACAACGTATTGGGATGTACACGACCAATGAGTACGCTGATATATTAGAGTTTTTGGTCGGACGATGGAAACTGGAGAAGCTTGATGGTTTGACAAGTGAGGGACAACGTGCACAAGAGTTTGTGTGTGAACTTGCACCTAGAATAAGGAGAATACAAGCACGTGTTGATGAGCGAACAAGCAAGATCAACCACAAATTCACCTGGATCTTCAATAAAGAAGTGTCATTGTGA
- the LOC25489748 gene encoding probable indole-3-pyruvate monooxygenase YUCCA10, with protein sequence MEVEIPVVIVGAGPGGLATSACLNKHSISNIILEKDDCHASLWRKRAYDRLKLHLGKDFCNLPHMPFPSDFPTFVPRVDFLRYLDDYVTHMKICIRYNRYVNDASFDATNGKWRVCVHDTTLNLDEIYVADYLVVATGENCDPYIPMINGLESFEGEYLHCSKYLNGRPWYDKNVLVVGSGNFGMEIAYDVSTWGANTSMVIRSPVHYLTKEMVYIGMSLLKYISIEKIDKLMVFMSKMVYGDMSKYGLVRPKDGPFAMKKKGGRTPTIDVGCVKQIKKGKVKKIQIH encoded by the exons atGGAAGTTGAAATTCCTGTTGTGATTGTAGGTGCTGGGCCTGGTGGCTTAGCAACCTCAGCATGTCTTAACAAACATTCAATCTCAAACATTATCTTAGAGAAAGATGATTGTCATGCATCTCTTTGGAGGAAAAGAGCCTATGACCGTTTGAAACTTCACTTGGGCAAAGATTTTTGTAACCTACCTCACATGCCTTTCCCATCTGATTTCCCAACCTTTGTCCCTAGGGTTGATTTCCTTCGTTATTTGGACGATTATGTGACTCATATGAAGATCTGCATCCGGTACAACCGGTATGTCAATGATGCTTCTTTTGATGCCACTAATGGGAAATGGAGGGTTTGTGTGCATGATACTACATTGAATCTTGATGAAATTTATGTTGCTGATTATCTAGTTGTTGCAACTGGAGAAAACTGTGATCCTTACATTCCCATGATAAATGGGCTTGAAAGCTTTGAAGGTGAATACCTTCATTGCAGCAAATATCTGAATGGAAGGCCATGGTATGATAAAAATGTCTTGGTTGTTGGTAGTGGAAATTTTGGCATGGAGATCGCTTATGATGTCTCTACTTGGGGTGCAAATACCTCCATGGTTATAAGAAGTCCC GTACATTATCTTACAAAGGAAATGGTGTACATTGGAATGTCTTTGCTGAAATACATAAGTATTGAAAAGATCGACAAGCTCATGGTGTTTATGAGCAAAATGGTGTACGGAGATATGTCTAAGTACGGCTTGGTAAGACCAAAGGATGGACCCTTTGCCATGAAAAAGAAGGGTGGTCGTACGCCTACCATTGATGTTGGTTGCGTCAAACAGATCAAGAAAGGCAAAGTTAAG AAAATTCAGATCCATTGA
- the LOC25489756 gene encoding basic blue protein, with protein sequence MTEGRGSASMNMVTLISLLCLLVLAESANAASYTVGGTGGWTYNTDTWPNGKKFKAGDVLSFNYDSTTHNVVAVDKSGYNNCKTPGGAKVFSSGSDQIRLSRGQNYFICSYPGHCQSGMKVSIYAV encoded by the exons ATGACTGAGGGAAGAGGCAGTGCTTCTATGAACATGGTCACTCTAATTTCACTGCTGTGCCTTTTGGTTCTGGCTGAAAGTGCTAATGCAGCATCTTACACCGTTGGAGGAACTGGGGGATGGACATACAATACTGATACTTGGCCTAATGGAAAAAAGTTTAAAGCTGGTGATGTGCTCA GCTTCAACTATGATTCAACCACACACAATGTGGTTGCCGTGGACAAAAGTGGATACAACAACTGTAAGACACCGGGAGGTGCTAAAGTGTTCAGTTCAGGGAGTGACCAAATTAGGCTATCAAGAGGACAAAACTACTTCATATGCAGCTATCCTGGTCACTGCCAATCTGGGATGAAGGTTTCCATCTATGCAGTTTAG
- the LOC25489751 gene encoding uncharacterized protein — MDREQEEMQFLGLFGIYKESYKIIISWRKIFSQITLTLILPLSFIFLIHIQISNILFRKIMNNTNEILETQQGTPQYQKLSDIITSEWTTFLLFKLVYFTSLLIFSLLSTSAVVYTIASIYTAREVTFKRVFGVVPKVWKRLMVTFLCTFFAFFVYNTLAILVFIIWALSINYKSGGVAILVIIGILYFVGILYLTIIWQLASVVTVLEDSYGFKAMMKSNNLIKGKIGLSTLIFLKLNVSFFGIQFLFTKLVVKAWGLTLVDRTAYGILCFVLLSHLFLFGLVIQTVLYFVCKSYHHQSIDKSALSDHLEVYHGEYEPLKDKDVQLENYHV; from the coding sequence atGGATAGAGAACAAGAAGAGATGCAATTTCTAGGACTCTTTGGAATCTACAAAGAATCCTACAAGATCATAATTTCATGGAGGAAAATCTTCAGCCAAATCACCTTAACTCTCATCCTCCCTCTTTCCTTCATCTTCCTTATTCACATACAAATATCCAACATCCTCTTCAGAAAGATTATGAACAACACAAATGAAATTTTGGAAACACAACAAGGCACACCTCAATACCAAAAACTTTCCGACATAATCACTTCCGAATGGACCACTTTCTTGCTCTTTaaacttgtttacttcacttcTCTTCTAATCTTCTCTTTGCTATCAACCTCTGCAGTGGTTTATACAATAGCATCTATTTATACTGCAAGAGAGGTAACATTCAAAAGGGTCTTCGGTGTTGTACCAAAGGTTTGGAAGAGACTCATGGTCACTTTCTTATGCacattttttgcattttttgtgTATAATACTTTGGCAATACTAGTTTTCATTATTTGGGCACTTTCAATTAATTATAAGAGTGGGGGTGTTGCAATTTTAGTTATTATTGGAATCTTATACTTTGTTGGGATTTTGTATCTTACAATAATTTGGCAATTAGCTAGTGTTGTTACCGTTTTAGAAGACTCATATGGATTTAAGGCCATGATGAAGagtaataatttgataaagGGGAAAATTGGTTTGTCAACACTTATATTTTTGAAGCTTAATGTTTCATTTTTTGggatacaatttttgtttacaaaGTTGGTTGTGAAAGCTTGGGGGTTGACTTTGGTGGACAGAACAGCATATGGAATACTATGTTTTGTGTTGTTGtcacatttgtttttgtttgggcTTGTTATCCAAACGgttctttattttgtttgtaagTCTTATCATCATCAAAGTATTGACAAGTCTGCTTTGTCTGATCATCTTGAAGTTTATCATGGAGAGTATGAGCCTTTGAAGGATAAAGATGTTCAGCTGGAGAATTACCATGTGTGA
- the LOC25489750 gene encoding uncharacterized protein, whose protein sequence is MAIEQEKMQFLGLFGVYKESYKLMFSWRKLLSQITLILIIPLTFNFLIQIELSDFVLGKILHHSNQMTNHHLDTAQPQNLTEIITKEWAIFFLIKIAYFILIFSLYLFSTSAIVYTVASIYTGNKDIAFNKVMSVITNLSKRLMVTFLCTLTAGFFYNIIAMVIAIIFALTFGVRNGGSVAGFIIIGILYFVGLVYLNVVWQLANVVTVLEDSYGFEAMMKSKELIKGKMGLSIFITLQFNFCFFVIRFLFGMLVVNGWKWFELSLMSRITIGFVCFLFLSHLFLLILIMQTVLYFVCKSYQNESIDKCSPSLEHVKVHQGEYVVVV, encoded by the coding sequence ATGGCAATTGAGCAAGAAAAGATGCAGTTTCTTGGCCTCTTCGGCGTGTACAAAGAGTCTTACAAATTAATGTTTTCATGGAGGAAGCTATTAAGCCAAATTACCTTAATTCTCATCATTCCTCTCaccttcaattttcttattcaaaTAGAACTAAGCGATTTCGTCTTAGGGAAGATTTTACACCACTCAAATCAAATGACCAATCACCATCTTGACACAGCCCAACCTCAAAATCTCACTGAAATCATCACCAAAGAATGGGCCATTTTCTTTCTCATCAAGATTGCATATTTCATTCTCATCTTTAGCCTCTATCTCTTCTCCACCTCCGCTATTGTTTACACCGTCGCTTCCATCTACACCGGCAACAAAGACATAGCCTTCAACAAAGTCATGAGTGTTATCACAAACCTTTCAAAAAGACTTATGGTCACTTTTTTGTGCACTCTTACAGCCGGTTTCTTTTACAACATTATAGCAATGGTGATTGCGATTATATTTGCGCTTACATTCGGTGTACGAAATGGTGGATCAGTTGCCGGTTTTATCATCATAGGAATCTTATATTTTGTTGGACTTGTATACCTTAATGTTGTTTGGCAATTGGCTAATGTTGTAACCGTGTTAGAAGATTCATATGGATTTGAAGCAATGATGAAAAGTAAGGAATTGATAAAAGGGAAGATGGGTTTGTCCATATTCATCACTTTGCAATTCAATTTTTGCTTCTTTGTGATACGGTTTTTGTTTGGGATGTTGGTTGTGAATGGATGGAAGTGGTTTGAACTGAGCTTGATGAGCAGAATAACAATTGGGTTTGtatgtttcttatttttgtcTCATTTGTTCTTGTTGATTCTTATTATGCAAACTGTGCTCTATTTTGTTTGCAAGTCCTACCAAAATGAAAGCATCGACAAGTGCTCTCCTTCATTGGAACACGTGAAAGTGCATCAAGGAGAGTATGTAGTTGTGGTTTAA